Below is a window of Brassica napus cultivar Da-Ae chromosome A5, Da-Ae, whole genome shotgun sequence DNA.
AAAGCCTTCCTCGGCGCGTGGCAAGCAGCTTGCCGTTCAGCTGCAAGTGTCACTGTAACGGTCCCGAGAGGGAGCTTCTTACTAAAACCGGTGGAGTTTCGTGGTCCGTGCCGTAGCAAAATCACGTTTCAGATTTATGGAACCATTGTAGCTCCTACGGATTACCGTGGTTTGGGTAATTCCGGTTATTGGATCTTGTTCGTGAAAGTTAACCGCATCTCGATCAATGGAGGAACGTTAGATGCTAGAGGTGCTTCTTTTTGGGCTTGTCGAAAATCTGGAAAGAGCTGTCCTGCTGGAGCCAGAGTAAGATAACCGATTTAACTGACTTTTAAtgcattaattaaattaatataaaattaatttcagctattttttgataattaataattacaccaataatatattttttaaaaactcaataaCACTTCTGATATTTGGTTGTGATGATGTTGTTGCAGTCCATGACGTTTAACTGGGCAAACAACGTCGTAGTAACCGGGTTAACGTCAATAAACAGTCAAGTAACACATTTAGTGATAAATAGCTGCAACAATGTAGTTGTCCGGAAAGTAAAGTTAGTAGCTCCAGACCAAAGTCCGAACACAGATGGCCTCCACGTCCAAAATTCTGCTGGTGTGACCGTAACCGATAGCACGTTTCAGACCGGAGACGACTGTATCTCTATCGGTCCGGGAACTCGTAACCTCTACATGTCTAAACTCAACTGCGGTCCAGGCCACGGAATCAGGTATGATAATTAAAGATAACTTGAAGAGCAAGGTTCATATATTTTGAAGATACTGATTTTTCTAATGATATTACATTGTGGCAGTATTGGGAGTCTAGGGAGAGATGCTAAGGAAGCTGGAGTACAGAACATAACGTTGGTAAACTCTGTTTTTTCGGGTTCAGATAATGGTGTTCGGATCAAGTCATGGGCTAGACAAAGCACAGGTTTTGTGAGGAACgttttgtttcaaaatctgATCATGAAGAACGTTCAGAATCCAATCATTGTTGATCAGAACTATTGTCCGACTCATCAAGGTTGTCCTAAACaggtaaaaataattattaaccAAAATCTAAACCAAATGGATGATTTAGAATTAATCTGATTGGTTATGTTTGATTATATATTGTAGGGTTCTGGGGTGAAGATTAGTCAGGTTGTGTATAGGAACATTCAAGGGACGTCACGAACGCAACATGCTTTAAAGTTTGATTGTAGTCGTAGTAATCCGTGCCAAGCGATTAGATTGCATGATATTAAGCTAACGTTCAACGGTCGGTCCGCTACTTCACAATGTAAGAATATTAAAGGAGTTAAGGCTGGTGTGGTGATGCCACAAGGTTGTCtttgatttgatgattttgaaggGCATGTAACAAAGTGTTTTACGATGACATTACACCGTCTTAGGCACAAGATTATTATTTGCGTCCATGATCGAGTTGTTCTGtctaatatttaaatatgtatgtatattattaaagtttaatttgtactttttggtataaaatattaatatgaatttctaGTTTCCCATGGGTTGAAGCTGAGCATTCAGTAAAGATTTATGTTCAGTTGAGTAATCAATTGGTCCTTCCTCAtgaattaaactattttaagCGTAACGATCCACTGATCCACATAAGCTGGCCAAAGTTTAAGCAACAAAATCTAAATTGGAgcaaaaaaagattgaaaaggatcacaaaacattattttattataaagggTTGAATAATCATCGCATTCAGAAATACAACGTTTATATAATAATGCAGATAAAGTAAACTAACACAATTCATTCTTAATAGATAAGTAGAATAGCATTAAATACTCTTAGCGAAGAGTAAGAGAGATTTCTTGGATCAAGTGATCTTCTTCCACCTCCCAAGCTTCTCTTTGCCCTGCtcaatttttttgggttaaaatACATCATATCAATCGAATGAGTAATCAATTAGTGTGTCTTTAAACTTAATGCAGCTAGAATATACTCACTTAATTGAGTATTATATGAAAATAGTttcataaaaatactaaaacatTTTGACTTGTACAGATGGGaatttttgttctgttttttatCATGTAAAAATGGTCTATACAATAATTCACGTACTAGATTCATGTACTATGTATATATAATGGCAGTGGGATGTGTATATACATCAAAGCCAACAAATTACAACttagttttatgatttcaaataTACATCTAACTGTATCAGTTCTATGATTATTGTCTATTCCATTCCACAATGTAAGCAGTGTGTTTGTACCTTACGAGTGGCAATGGAGTATGGATTCTCCTCGATGGACACTGCCTTAAATCCTACGGGAACCAAAACATCTTCGTAGCTAAACCTCAAGAAATGCACGCACAGTTaacatatttagttaaatatttaagctaATTACAGATTTTCAACagtcataaatatatatatttaactatatttttacataCCGAAAACTAACAGAATAGTTAAGTATTGTgtttcagaaaaagaaaaaaaagaatagttaCGTACGTAGATACAGCTACTTTGTAGGGAGGTCCACCATCATGATCGGTAATCTAATAAATAAGGAACGCAAACTAATTAATCATAATTCACATGATCTATGGTTATAGGGCATACATGATGCAAATATAGGTAATTAAATAATGCAATAGCCACacgaaaaattaaatgaaaattatcACCGGATACATGAGAGTTATGAGTTCGCCGTCGGGTTTTAAGAGTTCATACATGGATTTAGCCCATGCAGGTCTCATCTCAGGCTCAATGGCACAGAAGACCCTGTTAATTATATGAGTTAATTGGAATATTAAATACTTATATTTAACATTATGTTAAAATAGTTGGTTAACTCACACATAATCGAAGATGAGGTCAAATAATTCGTTAGGACGCCATGTGAAGAAGTCTTCCTTCACGAACGTAAAGTACTTGGCCTTCGGTGAGGAGCCGTAAGTCTATATGTAATCCAGaggtattaataatttattctaGTAATTGAAGACAAAGGTAACTTAGTGAGAAAATGAGTAACCTCAGCAGCTTTAGCGAGGGCACTTTCAGAAATATCCAAACCAACAACGAAACGTTCGGGGCTTGCCATCGCAACCACATCGTGACCCTGctcacattcattattttttacaacaaaaaaaggTAATTACCTATGAACATTTAAAACTAGCTTCATTCTTGGTTTGATcagtattttattttctaaactgaACCGTGAAAAAAAAGAGACGTATGAAGAGTAATAAAAAGACTAACTCCACCACAGCCGGGGACAAGAGCACGGccaagaggaagagaagaagagtcaACAAGATGTACAACGAGAGGTGTGGCTCTTCCTTGGTCCCATGGTGTTATCCCGTCTTCCCAACATTTTTCCCATCCGCC
It encodes the following:
- the LOC106395668 gene encoding polygalacturonase-like, with the protein product MDHISNKLVAILLMFFSSILLMRTSMAAYNYNVVKFGAKPDGRTDSTKAFLGAWQAACRSAASVTVTVPRGSFLLKPVEFRGPCRSKITFQIYGTIVAPTDYRGLGNSGYWILFVKVNRISINGGTLDARGASFWACRKSGKSCPAGARSMTFNWANNVVVTGLTSINSQVTHLVINSCNNVVVRKVKLVAPDQSPNTDGLHVQNSAGVTVTDSTFQTGDDCISIGPGTRNLYMSKLNCGPGHGISIGSLGRDAKEAGVQNITLVNSVFSGSDNGVRIKSWARQSTGFVRNVLFQNLIMKNVQNPIIVDQNYCPTHQGCPKQGSGVKISQVVYRNIQGTSRTQHALKFDCSRSNPCQAIRLHDIKLTFNGRSATSQCKNIKGVKAGVVMPQGCL
- the LOC106396712 gene encoding thiocyanate methyltransferase 1-like, translating into MAEEQQKTGQSNGENIIPPEEVAKFLPETVEEGGWEKCWEDGITPWDQGRATPLVVHLVDSSSLPLGRALVPGCGGGHDVVAMASPERFVVGLDISESALAKAAETYGSSPKAKYFTFVKEDFFTWRPNELFDLIFDYVVFCAIEPEMRPAWAKSMYELLKPDGELITLMYPITDHDGGPPYKVAVSTYEDVLVPVGFKAVSIEENPYSIATRKGKEKLGRWKKIT